From Nicotiana tabacum cultivar K326 chromosome 22, ASM71507v2, whole genome shotgun sequence, one genomic window encodes:
- the LOC107761575 gene encoding uncharacterized protein LOC107761575 has protein sequence MNSLKMIGRGMRIGVLALVCFHVLVGSNMVLARNVKDVVDEKFFWIGKGGGFGGAFGAGYGGGFGGGIGSGSGLGGAGFGNGGGIGGGIGKAGGIGGGVGGGFGKGSGVGGVGGGFGKGGGFGSGVGGGFGKGGGIGGGIGKGGGISGDCIGKGGIIGSGVGGGFGKGGGIGGGIGNGGGDSNGAGGGIGGGFGKGGGIGGGFGKGGGIGGGSGGGFGKGGGIGGGIGKGGGIGGGVGGGEGGEIGGGFGKYGGFGGGFGGGVGGGFGGGIGGHH, from the coding sequence ATGAATTCCTTGAAGATGATAGGCCGAGGAATGAGGATAGGTGTGTTAGCATTGGTTTGCTTTCATGTCCTCGTGGGAAGTAATATGGTTCTTGCGAGAAATGTGAAAGATGTTGTTGATGAGAAGTTTTTCTGGATTGGTAAGGGTGGTGGATTTGGTGGTGCGTTTGGAGCGGGGTATGGTGGTGGATTTGGTGGCGGTATTGGAAGTGGAAGTGGTTTAGGTGGTGCAGGATTTGGAAATGGAGGAGGAATAGGTGGAGGCATTGGTAAGGCTGGTGGTATTGGAGGTGGAGTTGGCGGTGGCTTTGGCAAAGGAAGCGGAGTTGGTGGCGTAGGAGGAGGATTTGGTAAAGGTGGTGGATTTGGTAGTGGTGTTGGAGGAGGATTTGGAAAGGGTGGTGGCATTGGAGGAGGTATCGGCAAAGGTGGAGGCATTAGTGGAGATTGCATCGGCAAAGGTGGAATCATTGGCAGTGGTGTAGGCGGAGGATTCGGTAAAGGTGGAGGCATTGGAGGTGGAATTGGAAATGGTGGAGGAGATAGCAATGGAGCAGGAGGAGGAATTGGAGGCGGATTTGGCAAAGGAGGAGGAATTGGAGGCGGATTTGGCAAAGGTGGTGGTATTGGTGGTGGTTCTGGAGGCGGATTTGGCAAGGGTGGTGGCATCGGAGGCGGAATTGGCAAAGGTGGTGGCATTGGTGGAGGAGTTGGCGGTGGTGAAGGAGGAGAAATTGGAGGAGGCTTTGGCAAATATGGTGGATTTGGAGGTGGATTTGGTGGGGGAGTTGGAGGTGGTTTTGGTGGTGGAATTGGCGGACATCACTAA